Proteins encoded by one window of Perca fluviatilis chromosome 13, GENO_Pfluv_1.0, whole genome shotgun sequence:
- the LOC120570978 gene encoding zinc finger protein 32-like — protein sequence MMERKIQFHNISLYVFPADVEQLLVVKEEVPPEQQKCSSSVDQQEPEPPRHIKEELWSSQEGEQLQGLEEADITKFPFTPVPVKREDDEEKAQSSQLPQRQTQDMETEADGEDCGGPEPARNSPPHPLLQSETKDRTGDSSEPETEDSADWKETREHQSALNSLKHDSRCMKTFSCSKCGKIFGQKVHLKRHMITHTGEKPFRCSVCKKYFTQRVHLQRHMRIHTGEKPFSCPECGKAFSDRGILKTHMMTHSGEKPFSCSVCKKTFLMSGILRLHMRIHTGEKPFSCSVCNTSFRHSGSLQSHMRIHTGEKPFSCSECGRAFSIRGTLKAHMITHSGEKPFSCSVCKKSFTQRGSLRSHMSVHTGEKRFSCSVCNKRFAWSSDVKRHKCVGQMETEADGEDC from the exons aTGATGGAGAGGAAG ATACAGTTCCACAACatttctctgtatgtgtttcctgcagatgttgagcagctgttggtggttaaagaagaggttccccctgagcagcagaagtgtagctccagtgtggaccagcaggagccagagcccccccgacacattaaagaggaactgtggagcagtcaggaaggagagcagcttcaagggctggaggaggctgatatcaccaagttcccattcactcctgtccctgtgaagagggaagatgatgaagagaaagcTCAATCCTCACAGCTTcctcagagacaaactcaagACATGGAAAccgaagctgatggagaggactgtggaggaccagaaccagccaggaactcgcctccacatccacttttacaatcAGAGACTAAGGACcggactggagactcttctgaacctgagactgaagacagtgctgattggaaggagacaaGAGAAcatcagtcagctttaaactctctgaaacatgattcaagatgtatgaaaacattcagctgctctaAGTGTGGGAAAATATTTGGCCAAAAGGTAcatctgaagagacacatgattACTCACACAGGGGAGAAACCTTTTAgatgctcagtctgtaagaaatattttacacaacgtgtacatttacaaagacacatgagaatccacacaggagagaagcctttcAGCTGCCCTGAGTGTGGTAAAGCTTTCTCTGATAGGGGAATCCTGAAGACCCACATGATGACTCATtctggagaaaaacctttcagctgttCAGTTTGTAAGAAAACGTTTTTAATGTCTGGAATTTTACGGttacacatgagaatccacacaggagaaaagcctttcagctgcagtgtttgtaataCATCTTTTCGACATAGTGGAAGTTTACAGTCACatatgagaatccacacaggagaaaaaccttttagctgctctgagtgtggtagAGCTTTCTCTATACGTGGAACCCTGAAGGCACACATGATAACTCATtctggagaaaaacctttcagctgctcagtctgtaagaaatcttttacacagagaggaagtTTAAGGTCACACATGtcagtccacacaggagagaaaagattcagctgcagtgtttgtaacaaaagatttgcctggAGTTCTGATGTCAAAagacataaatgtgttggtcagATGGAAACGGAAGCTGATGGTGAGGACTGttga